From the genome of Pseudomonas sp. AB6, one region includes:
- a CDS encoding DUF3261 domain-containing protein: MIRRLLLSVGLLLLCACASHAPLPEHSPQLALPMQLHILREQAEQRQDWLLVIQQESGGLRWSLIDPLGIPVARQRLINGKWQADGLLPPNPQARELFAALLFALTPAAELRTNYPQARTKDGQRDLGSRWHVEYRRPDVFEMRMDPRLVYHVSPLDDEVSP, encoded by the coding sequence ATGATCCGTCGTCTGCTGCTCAGTGTTGGCCTTCTGCTGCTGTGTGCCTGCGCCAGCCATGCGCCACTGCCTGAGCACTCCCCACAACTGGCGCTGCCGATGCAGCTGCATATTTTGCGCGAACAGGCTGAGCAGCGTCAGGACTGGTTATTGGTGATCCAACAGGAAAGCGGCGGCTTGCGTTGGTCGTTGATCGACCCATTGGGGATTCCCGTGGCGCGCCAACGCCTGATTAACGGTAAGTGGCAGGCCGATGGTTTGTTGCCGCCCAACCCTCAAGCCCGCGAACTGTTTGCTGCATTGCTGTTCGCCCTGACGCCTGCCGCCGAACTGCGTACTAACTATCCGCAAGCGCGAACTAAAGACGGGCAGCGCGACCTTGGCAGCCGTTGGCACGTCGAGTACCGCCGACCCGATGTGTTCGAGATGCGGATGGATCCAAGGTTGGTATATCACGTCAGCCCATTGGATGACGAGGTCAGCCCATGA
- a CDS encoding class I SAM-dependent methyltransferase: protein MSTDYLSETYVEETRFGLWFLRSHTWQHHVLRVAINDLQRLFNDSGTPPPADPVLLDVGCGQGKSFLRLKQVFAPARLLAVDADPKSLTLSRTEARKQGISVELTGSDCAQLPMPDASVDLLFCHQTFHHLVEQEKALAEFYRVLKPGGYLLFAESTKSYIDTWVIRWLFRHPMQVQKSAAQYLDMLRGQGFEFGPQNVSYPYLWWSRAKDFGLLERFGLKRPPPFGQRDETLVNVVARKPMQGAAG from the coding sequence GAAACCCGTTTCGGCTTGTGGTTTCTACGCAGCCACACGTGGCAGCATCATGTGTTGCGCGTCGCAATCAATGACCTGCAGCGTCTGTTCAATGACTCTGGCACGCCCCCACCCGCCGACCCGGTGTTGCTTGATGTGGGTTGTGGTCAGGGCAAATCGTTTCTGCGCTTGAAACAAGTGTTCGCCCCGGCTCGCCTACTGGCCGTGGACGCCGATCCGAAAAGCCTGACCCTCAGCCGGACCGAAGCGCGCAAGCAGGGTATTAGCGTCGAGCTGACTGGCAGTGATTGCGCGCAACTGCCGATGCCGGACGCCAGCGTTGACCTGCTGTTTTGCCATCAGACGTTTCACCATTTGGTGGAACAGGAAAAAGCCCTCGCCGAATTTTATCGGGTGCTGAAACCGGGTGGTTATCTGCTGTTCGCTGAATCGACCAAGTCTTACATCGATACCTGGGTCATCCGTTGGCTTTTTCGCCATCCCATGCAGGTACAAAAAAGCGCGGCGCAATACCTGGACATGCTACGCGGCCAAGGATTTGAGTTCGGCCCGCAAAACGTTTCATACCCGTACCTGTGGTGGAGTCGCGCCAAGGATTTCGGTTTGTTAGAACGTTTCGGCCTTAAGCGTCCTCCACCCTTTGGCCAGCGTGATGAAACGCTGGTCAACGTGGTGGCGCGCAAACCCATGCAAGGCGCTGCCGGATGA